ATTGCCATTATGCGTTTTCGTCTTTAAAAAGCTCCTCTATGCGGGACATAAAGCTCTTTTTTGTTTTATTTCTAGCAGGTTTACTGCGTTTCTGTTTAAGCTTGGGTGATGTCTCGGCACTGTTACCTAATATTTGATAGATTTCTCCCCAGCCCATCATACCACGTACATCACGATCATCAATAAAAATATCTGCATTGATCTTGCGGCTTATATCTTCACTTAAAACTTCCTCTGGATAGCTTTTATTTATGGCATAAAATGTAATGCCATTATCGTTACAGAACTGAACGGCTTCATCTAAACGAGCACCACTTCTATAGGTCCATAGAATAAGACGGTTTCCTTCTTGCTGTAATTTTTTAAGAGTATCAAAAGCAAATAACATAGGCTTACCAATCCCTGGGTACGCATTTTCTACAATGGTACCGTCAAAATCTACCGCTATGGTTTTAATTGTTTCGATTGCTTTAAAGTTTATGCAAAATTACAAAAAGATCAACGGTTAGTTATACATAATAATAAAGGGCTTCTAATGAATTATTAGAAGCCCTTTATTATAAGTTGAATAGTTGTTATTGTATCAAGTCACCTTTTGGGTCTGGACCGTATTGATTAGGGCCGTGAGTTCCTTCTGTAGCCATAAGTATCAATAACCAAATACCGCCTATAAACGGCACGAATCCTATGAAATACCAAGTGCCGCTTTTACCCTGGTCATGAAGCCTGCGCACTACTACCGCAATACTAGGTATGAATAGAGCGACTATGTACAGAAAAAGTAATAGACCTCCTATCATCATTAGTGCTTCACTCTCCATAACTGCTCCAACAATAAATGGGATGTAAGAAAGCATTACAAAAATAACATTAAAAAGCGCAAACATCCAATACTCTTCCCTACGTGCTCTTCCTTCAAAGTTTGCATAATTGTCTCTTACTACTTTTAAATACCACTTCATAAATTGATTGTGTTTTGATTAATGTTTAAGACGCTAAACTAATAAAATTAATAGCTCCTTGAAAAAATTGATCAAAATAAAACCCTCATGAAGATGAGGGTTTTAAGATTAAATATTAATTGTCTATTTACTCAGCATAAGCATGCTTATAGTCTGCGCCAGATAGAATCTTAGCCATATCTTTCTCTAAGCTTTCTAGAGGATACTCTACAATACGACCTAGTTCTTTACCATCTTTCATGAAAATGAATGTAGGCACATTTGTTATATCTTTTCCTTTTACTAGTTCTTCTGGAACTGTTTTGTCCTCTGAAACAGTGATAAGTTTTACAGTTTCACTTTCATAATCTACTTCATCAAGAATTTTAAAAAATGCAGGTACCTCACGCTTACTGTCCTCACACCACGTTCCCATGAATATGGTAATTCTTACGTCTTTGAGACCTTCTTTTATAGCCGTAAGAGACTCCATGTCTATCGTGTGATTCTTATAGCTATTCATAAACCATTTGTTATATGGTTCAGACTCTAG
The genomic region above belongs to Dokdonia sp. Dokd-P16 and contains:
- a CDS encoding thioredoxin family protein, which encodes MKTNIIALVVITALTFSCKEKTTTEEVVVVEEVEVVDENVDDNGIAILLGAQERETLESEPYNKWFMNSYKNHTIDMESLTAIKEGLKDVRITIFMGTWCEDSKREVPAFFKILDEVDYESETVKLITVSEDKTVPEELVKGKDITNVPTFIFMKDGKELGRIVEYPLESLEKDMAKILSGADYKHAYAE
- a CDS encoding DUF805 domain-containing protein; amino-acid sequence: MKWYLKVVRDNYANFEGRARREEYWMFALFNVIFVMLSYIPFIVGAVMESEALMMIGGLLLFLYIVALFIPSIAVVVRRLHDQGKSGTWYFIGFVPFIGGIWLLILMATEGTHGPNQYGPDPKGDLIQ
- a CDS encoding BT0820 family HAD-type phosphatase — protein: METIKTIAVDFDGTIVENAYPGIGKPMLFAFDTLKKLQQEGNRLILWTYRSGARLDEAVQFCNDNGITFYAINKSYPEEVLSEDISRKINADIFIDDRDVRGMMGWGEIYQILGNSAETSPKLKQKRSKPARNKTKKSFMSRIEELFKDENA